CCTTCCCATTGATGCGTATTAACCCAATCCCATAATACTTGACCATCATAAAATAAATCAGTAACAAAAAGGGAGGGAGTGGTTTCATTGAAAAGTGTTTTTAGCTTTTGATAACGTTCGCTGTAAGGTTTTTTTCTCCAATCTACATCGTCCAGATAGAGCAGATCAAAAAGAACATAAGAAACAGGGTATTTATTTTGTACAATGTCACTTTTGTTTTTTTCTCTTTGTAGTACTTTTTGAAAATTAGGTTTTTGAGTCTCTTGATCAAAAACGATCACTTCACCATCTAATATCATTGACCCCTTCAATTTAGACGGAAGAATGGATTGATAAACGGGATTGCTAAAGAGTTCCACAATTTCTGGGTACGTATCATTTTTAAGCAATAATTTTTTAGAGTAAAGATTTACTTTTCCATTCTGAATGAAAGTTAAAATTCTAACTCCATCCCATTTGAGCTGGTAACCCCATTCATCTCCTTCAGGAATGTGTTCATTTAAGATAGGTGACATTGGTTTTTTTGGAAGCTGTAATGTCATTGAGCTTTCCCTTCATTTGTTATGATACAGTTTCTGTTTTCTTTGTTTTTGCTTTTTTAGCTGGTTTTTTACTTGGTTGCTGCTCGCCTGTGTCCATCGCATTTAAGCTAGCTTGTAGAGCTGTCATCAGATCAATGACGTCAGCAGTTTGCTGTTTCGGTGCAATTTTGATCTCTTCTCCAGAAACTTTACTTTCAATTAACTCTAATAACTGACCTCTGTAATCATCATGATATTTCTCAGGTTCAAAAGGTTTGGTTAATTGTTCAATTAGCATTTTGGCCATAGATAACTCGTTTTCTTTGACGTTTACTTTTTCCGGAAGATTAGGAATTTTTTCAACAGCTCGAATTTCATCAGGATAATAGATTGTTTCCAGCGTGATGCATTTGTCTATAACCCTTAGAGCTGCAAGGCTGCTTTTAGAACGAATAGATATTTTAGCAATTCCTATTTTCCCACTTTCCTTCATCGCTTCTAACAACAGAGAATACGCATTTGCTCCCGTTTCTCCTGGTGATAAATAATACGTTTTTTGAAAATAAATTGGATCGATTTCCTCTAATTGTACAAAATCAAGAATCTGTATTTCTTTTGTTGTTTCAGAATCAAGCTGCTCTAGCTCTTCTTTTTCAAAAAGAACAAACTTTCCTTTTTCATATTCGTATCCTTTTGTTATTGACTCCCATTCTACTTCTTCATCACAATGCTTACATTTTCGTACATAACTGAGAGGGGTCCCACAGTCTTTGTGAATATATCTCATGGATATACTTTTATCTTCCGTAGCTGAGAACATTTTAACCGGTACATG
The window above is part of the Chengkuizengella sp. SCS-71B genome. Proteins encoded here:
- a CDS encoding Ku protein gives rise to the protein MHTMWKGAISFGLVHVPVKMFSATEDKSISMRYIHKDCGTPLSYVRKCKHCDEEVEWESITKGYEYEKGKFVLFEKEELEQLDSETTKEIQILDFVQLEEIDPIYFQKTYYLSPGETGANAYSLLLEAMKESGKIGIAKISIRSKSSLAALRVIDKCITLETIYYPDEIRAVEKIPNLPEKVNVKENELSMAKMLIEQLTKPFEPEKYHDDYRGQLLELIESKVSGEEIKIAPKQQTADVIDLMTALQASLNAMDTGEQQPSKKPAKKAKTKKTETVS
- a CDS encoding DNA ligase, with amino-acid sequence MTLQLPKKPMSPILNEHIPEGDEWGYQLKWDGVRILTFIQNGKVNLYSKKLLLKNDTYPEIVELFSNPVYQSILPSKLKGSMILDGEVIVFDQETQKPNFQKVLQREKNKSDIVQNKYPVSYVLFDLLYLDDVDWRKKPYSERYQKLKTLFNETTPSLFVTDLFYDGQVLWDWVNTHQWEGIVSKRLGSSYHEGKKHNDWFKKKTILSFDVEIVAITTKGRLLSSLIMLREGYYFGKVSSGLNQQWKEALLLYSKVHQSNEPSFVPLPMDLQGDHIIWLKKPFPCKVKGLEITSYGVLRHPQIEYIDVNHLY